In the genome of Entelurus aequoreus isolate RoL-2023_Sb linkage group LG08, RoL_Eaeq_v1.1, whole genome shotgun sequence, one region contains:
- the zdhhc16b gene encoding palmitoyltransferase ZDHHC16B isoform X2, giving the protein MRVGSSWRWQLSRAMRLALRWCRLCPPKRSGGVVRSPPRPGGGVVELWRYSKLLLKSLYFNSLSNSDTLLDCVFEPVYWIVDNVTRWFGVVSTVFVSLVILLTTSVVVIVYLFVLPTILSTYILPWVIWHLCCGHWLLIMVVFHYYKATRTSPGHPPKDNFHIPSVSLCKKCIIPKPARTHHCSICNTCVLKMDHHCPWLNNCVGHYNHRYFFSFCVYMTLGCIYCSISSKDMFLEAYSAVESYYQTAPPQFTSTETTAHKSVIFLWVLTSSVAVALGGLTLWQAALITRGETSVERHINRKETKRLKELGKVFRNPYHHGKMENWKILFGVEKTSHWFTRVLVPSSHLPKGDGIMWDCTFTRRDPMAI; this is encoded by the exons atgcGTGTGGGCAGCAGCTGGAGGTGGCAGCTCTCCCGGGCCATGAGACTAGCGCTGCGTTGGTGCCGATTGTGCCCTCCAAAGAGAAGCGGAGGAGTCGTCAGAAGCCCACCAAGGCCCGGCGGTGGGGTTGTGGAGCTGTGGAGATACAGCAAGCTGCTGCTCAAATCGCTGTACTTCAACAGCCTCAGCAACTCAGACACTTTACTTGACTGTGTGTTCGAGCCCGTGTACTGGATCGTGGACAATGTGACGCGCTGGTTTGGAGTGGTGAGTACT GTGTTTGTCTCTCTGGTCATCCTGCTGACGACCTCGGTTGTGGTCATCGTCTATCTGTTTGTCCTACCCACAATCCTCAGCACCTATATCTTGCCTTGGGTCATCTGGCACCTCTGCTGTGGCCACTGGCTTCTCATCATGGTGGTCTTCCATTACTACAAAGCCACCAGAACCTCCCCAGGACACCCACCCAAG GACAATTTCCATATTCCCTCTGTGTCTCTTTGTAAGAAATGTATCATTCCGAAACCAGCCAGGACGCACCACTGCAGCATCTGCAACAC GTGTGTTCTGAAGATGGACCACCACTGCC CTTGGCTTAACAACTGCGTGGGCCATTACAACCATCGCTACTTCTTCTCCTTCTGCGTCTACATGACCCTGGGCTGCATCTACTGCAGCATCAGCAGCAAAGACATGTTCCTGGAGGCGTACAGTGCTGTCGAG AGTTACTATCAGACAGCCCCCCCGCAGTTCACGTCCACAGAGACGACTGCCCACAAGAGCGTCATCTTTCTCTGGGTGCTGACCAG CTCTGTGGCGGTGGCCCTGGGAGGGCTGACCCTGTGGCAAGCCGCGCTCATCACCCGAGGGGAGACCAGCGTGGAGCGCCACATCAACCGCAAGGAGACCAAAAGACTGAAGGAGCTGGGCAAG GTGTTCAGAAATCCTTACCATCATGGAAAGATGGAGAATTGGAAGATTCTGTTTGGTGTGGAGAAAACCAG CCACTGGTTTACACGCGTTCTCGTACCCTCGAGCCATCTTCCCAAAGGTGACGGCATCATGTGGGACTGCACCTTCACCAGAAGAGACCCTATGGCCATCTGA
- the zdhhc16b gene encoding palmitoyltransferase ZDHHC16B isoform X1: MRVGSSWRWQLSRAMRLALRWCRLCPPKRSGGVVRSPPRPGGGVVELWRYSKLLLKSLYFNSLSNSDTLLDCVFEPVYWIVDNVTRWFGVVFVSLVILLTTSVVVIVYLFVLPTILSTYILPWVIWHLCCGHWLLIMVVFHYYKATRTSPGHPPKDNFHIPSVSLCKKCIIPKPARTHHCSICNTCVLKMDHHCPWLNNCVGHYNHRYFFSFCVYMTLGCIYCSISSKDMFLEAYSAVESYYQTAPPQFTSTETTAHKSVIFLWVLTSSVAVALGGLTLWQAALITRGETSVERHINRKETKRLKELGKVFRNPYHHGKMENWKILFGVEKTSHWFTRVLVPSSHLPKGDGIMWDCTFTRRDPMAI; encoded by the exons atgcGTGTGGGCAGCAGCTGGAGGTGGCAGCTCTCCCGGGCCATGAGACTAGCGCTGCGTTGGTGCCGATTGTGCCCTCCAAAGAGAAGCGGAGGAGTCGTCAGAAGCCCACCAAGGCCCGGCGGTGGGGTTGTGGAGCTGTGGAGATACAGCAAGCTGCTGCTCAAATCGCTGTACTTCAACAGCCTCAGCAACTCAGACACTTTACTTGACTGTGTGTTCGAGCCCGTGTACTGGATCGTGGACAATGTGACGCGCTGGTTTGGAGTG GTGTTTGTCTCTCTGGTCATCCTGCTGACGACCTCGGTTGTGGTCATCGTCTATCTGTTTGTCCTACCCACAATCCTCAGCACCTATATCTTGCCTTGGGTCATCTGGCACCTCTGCTGTGGCCACTGGCTTCTCATCATGGTGGTCTTCCATTACTACAAAGCCACCAGAACCTCCCCAGGACACCCACCCAAG GACAATTTCCATATTCCCTCTGTGTCTCTTTGTAAGAAATGTATCATTCCGAAACCAGCCAGGACGCACCACTGCAGCATCTGCAACAC GTGTGTTCTGAAGATGGACCACCACTGCC CTTGGCTTAACAACTGCGTGGGCCATTACAACCATCGCTACTTCTTCTCCTTCTGCGTCTACATGACCCTGGGCTGCATCTACTGCAGCATCAGCAGCAAAGACATGTTCCTGGAGGCGTACAGTGCTGTCGAG AGTTACTATCAGACAGCCCCCCCGCAGTTCACGTCCACAGAGACGACTGCCCACAAGAGCGTCATCTTTCTCTGGGTGCTGACCAG CTCTGTGGCGGTGGCCCTGGGAGGGCTGACCCTGTGGCAAGCCGCGCTCATCACCCGAGGGGAGACCAGCGTGGAGCGCCACATCAACCGCAAGGAGACCAAAAGACTGAAGGAGCTGGGCAAG GTGTTCAGAAATCCTTACCATCATGGAAAGATGGAGAATTGGAAGATTCTGTTTGGTGTGGAGAAAACCAG CCACTGGTTTACACGCGTTCTCGTACCCTCGAGCCATCTTCCCAAAGGTGACGGCATCATGTGGGACTGCACCTTCACCAGAAGAGACCCTATGGCCATCTGA